One genomic segment of Rivularia sp. PCC 7116 includes these proteins:
- a CDS encoding biotin--[acetyl-CoA-carboxylase] ligase, which translates to MVLNKQKLQAVLLTEGKNTDLPFSLHIFESVASTNKTLWELLSQKPGSECVVIAAEQTAGRGQWGRQWLSQKDGLYLSFGFAPKLDINLGYQLTLATAWGIAEQLRKYGIDVEIKWPNDLVLDGRKLGGILTETKVSGRKITQAVIGVGINWKNPVPSTGINLHSLKERGNPIQISCLEKLAAVVLLGIHSGIECLEREGVNILLSRYIKLLSNMGDKVYVNDDFSGTVVGVTAAGNLHLHKLSPNTLSVTPASIFLQPGTISLGYRKYKD; encoded by the coding sequence GTGGTATTAAATAAGCAAAAGCTGCAAGCAGTTCTTTTGACAGAAGGTAAAAATACTGACTTACCTTTTAGCTTACATATTTTTGAAAGTGTCGCTTCAACCAACAAAACTTTGTGGGAATTGCTTAGTCAAAAACCCGGTTCGGAATGTGTAGTAATTGCAGCCGAACAAACTGCCGGAAGAGGACAATGGGGTCGTCAGTGGCTATCTCAAAAAGATGGATTGTATCTTTCTTTCGGTTTTGCTCCTAAATTAGATATAAATTTAGGCTATCAGTTAACTTTAGCAACAGCATGGGGGATTGCCGAACAATTAAGAAAGTATGGGATTGATGTTGAAATCAAGTGGCCTAACGATCTAGTGTTAGATGGTCGTAAGTTAGGTGGAATTCTTACTGAAACCAAAGTAAGTGGCCGAAAAATTACTCAGGCAGTTATTGGAGTGGGAATTAACTGGAAAAATCCGGTTCCTTCTACTGGGATTAATTTACACTCCCTGAAAGAACGAGGAAATCCAATTCAAATTTCTTGTTTAGAAAAATTAGCTGCTGTGGTTTTGCTCGGAATACATTCCGGTATAGAGTGTTTGGAGAGAGAAGGAGTCAATATATTATTGTCTCGCTATATCAAATTACTTTCTAATATGGGCGATAAAGTTTACGTTAACGATGATTTTTCTGGAACCGTAGTCGGCGTTACTGCGGCAGGGAATCTTCATCTTCATAAGTTATCACCAAACACTTTATCTGTAACACCTGCATCTATTTTCCTCCAGCCCGGTACAATCAGTTTAGGGTACCGTAAATATAAGGATTAA
- a CDS encoding DUF2499 domain-containing protein, translating to MQALSIPTWIIHVSSVIEWIAAIWLIWKYGEVIGNRAWGALSFGMLPALVSAMCACTWHFFENSPSLEWLVTLQASMTVIGNFTLFVAAWWIYSSTKTNDTETNQASQELVE from the coding sequence ATGCAAGCACTTTCAATTCCCACTTGGATAATTCACGTTTCCAGCGTTATAGAATGGATTGCCGCGATATGGTTAATTTGGAAATACGGCGAAGTCATAGGCAATCGAGCTTGGGGAGCTTTATCTTTCGGTATGTTACCTGCATTAGTTAGCGCCATGTGTGCTTGCACTTGGCACTTTTTCGAGAATTCCCCATCTCTCGAATGGTTGGTAACATTACAAGCAAGCATGACAGTAATTGGTAACTTTACCCTTTTTGTCGCAGCTTGGTGGATATATAGCTCTACCAAAACAAACGATACCGAAACAAATCAAGCCTCCCAAGAACTTGTAGAATAA
- a CDS encoding rubrerythrin family protein, which produces MDLSNSNTANNLEAAFGGESMANRKYLFFAEVAKQLGMKELSKLFKDTANQETEHAFAHFRLMHPELVVDDVDSLTEEQKKAIASRCLELAVEGETYEYETMYPGFAEQARADRDGKAEEEFKTQEEESREHADMFRKATHNFGLLTSIEHHHARQYTIALEALDGKTAPEKKASGDPATQKWICRQCSMIYDPVVGDPDSGIAPGTAFEDIPEDWHCPICNATKKTFMPYEQEEAAVAA; this is translated from the coding sequence ATGGATTTATCAAATTCCAACACAGCGAACAACTTAGAAGCTGCTTTTGGTGGAGAGTCGATGGCGAATCGGAAATATTTGTTCTTCGCCGAAGTGGCTAAGCAGTTAGGAATGAAAGAACTTTCCAAGCTTTTTAAGGATACAGCGAATCAAGAAACAGAACACGCTTTTGCTCACTTTCGGTTAATGCATCCGGAATTGGTAGTTGATGATGTTGATTCTTTAACCGAAGAACAAAAGAAAGCTATAGCATCTCGCTGTTTGGAATTGGCAGTAGAAGGTGAAACTTACGAATACGAAACTATGTATCCAGGTTTTGCAGAACAAGCGCGTGCTGATAGAGATGGAAAAGCTGAAGAAGAGTTTAAAACCCAGGAAGAAGAATCTCGCGAACACGCCGACATGTTCCGTAAAGCTACTCACAACTTTGGTTTACTAACTAGCATCGAACACCATCATGCTCGTCAGTACACTATCGCACTAGAAGCCCTAGATGGTAAAACAGCCCCAGAAAAGAAAGCTAGTGGCGACCCCGCAACACAGAAATGGATTTGCCGTCAATGTTCGATGATATACGACCCCGTAGTTGGCGATCCAGATTCAGGAATTGCACCGGGAACAGCTTTCGAGGACATCCCTGAAGACTGGCATTGTCCCATCTGTAACGCTACCAAGAAAACCTTTATGCCTTACGAACAAGAAGAGGCTGCGGTTGCTGCATAA
- a CDS encoding DUF3593 domain-containing protein, with amino-acid sequence MISKETLFALSLFPYLGFLWFIARTPETPKLALYGFYGTLVFVAVTIPAGIYAQVHYGETLANVDWLHGSAEVFLTLSNILVVIGFRQAIINKSKVKG; translated from the coding sequence ATGATTTCCAAAGAAACCTTATTCGCATTATCATTATTTCCATACTTAGGCTTTTTATGGTTTATCGCTCGCACCCCCGAAACCCCAAAATTAGCTTTGTATGGATTTTACGGTACTTTAGTATTTGTAGCCGTGACCATTCCAGCAGGTATTTACGCACAAGTACATTACGGTGAAACCTTAGCAAACGTTGATTGGCTACACGGAAGCGCAGAAGTATTTTTAACCCTGTCAAATATTTTAGTTGTAATAGGCTTTCGTCAAGCAATAATAAATAAGTCAAAGGTTAAAGGTTAA
- a CDS encoding DUF6745 domain-containing protein: MWCFGISGLNQHQSFRLLEENNTELRGILIQAIGYNRICDELKAIQLDSFREYDLIKIDADADVEPIVLLKMICPSTGYTHVLRVPPSMESAREAITWINWGVDPLYFAVES; this comes from the coding sequence TTGTGGTGCTTTGGGATATCGGGATTAAATCAACATCAATCTTTTAGGTTATTAGAAGAAAATAATACTGAATTGCGTGGAATTTTAATTCAAGCTATTGGTTACAACCGTATTTGTGATGAATTAAAAGCGATTCAACTGGATTCTTTTCGCGAATATGACTTAATCAAAATTGATGCCGATGCTGATGTGGAACCGATAGTATTACTGAAGATGATTTGTCCTAGCACCGGATATACTCATGTTTTGCGGGTTCCCCCCAGTATGGAATCTGCACGTGAAGCGATAACTTGGATAAATTGGGGTGTAGATCCTTTATATTTCGCTGTGGAAAGCTAA
- the csaB gene encoding polysaccharide pyruvyl transferase CsaB — MRALLSGYYGQGNGGDEALLATLLQMLPSSVTPVVLSGNPEETQQRYNVEACERKAFNTVMESLRSCDAFIWGGGSLIQDVTSAISPFYYAGLMAIAQKRGMKTVAWAQGIGPLKRNATKWLARQNYIGCTGVSVRDSVSAALLREWEVNHVLAPDPVWALESVSTPGIWNTPAPRVAVTLRAHPELTPTRLGNLTKALVDFQKATETFILLIPFQKSKDLDIAQAIQPALKDVSKIITVEEPTVLKGIYNGVEMTIGMRLHSLIMAASQGSRCFALSYDPKINRLMEELEIPGWDIDKLPDDANAMSMAWIEHFANGEALSDDRIKFLTDRALIHKEVLQKALT; from the coding sequence ATGCGTGCTTTATTATCTGGATATTACGGGCAAGGAAATGGTGGTGACGAAGCTTTGTTGGCTACGCTTTTACAAATGCTTCCGTCGTCGGTGACTCCTGTGGTTCTTTCTGGTAATCCCGAAGAAACTCAACAGCGTTACAATGTTGAGGCTTGCGAGCGTAAGGCTTTTAATACGGTTATGGAGTCTTTGCGTTCTTGCGATGCTTTTATCTGGGGTGGTGGTAGTTTAATTCAAGATGTCACTAGTGCTATTAGCCCATTTTACTACGCCGGTTTGATGGCGATCGCTCAAAAAAGAGGCATGAAAACCGTGGCTTGGGCACAAGGTATTGGTCCTTTGAAACGTAATGCTACTAAATGGTTAGCTCGTCAAAATTACATTGGCTGTACTGGGGTGAGCGTTCGCGATTCGGTTTCTGCTGCTTTACTGAGGGAATGGGAGGTTAACCACGTTTTAGCTCCCGATCCAGTTTGGGCGCTTGAATCTGTTTCTACACCTGGTATTTGGAATACTCCGGCTCCGAGAGTTGCTGTTACTTTACGCGCTCATCCCGAACTTACACCAACGCGGTTGGGTAATTTAACTAAGGCTTTGGTTGACTTTCAAAAGGCTACAGAAACTTTTATTTTGCTGATACCGTTTCAAAAAAGCAAAGATTTGGATATTGCACAAGCAATTCAACCAGCATTAAAAGATGTCAGTAAAATTATCACAGTAGAAGAACCGACTGTATTAAAAGGAATATATAACGGTGTCGAAATGACGATTGGGATGCGCTTGCACAGTTTGATAATGGCTGCAAGTCAAGGAAGTCGTTGTTTTGCGTTGAGTTACGATCCCAAAATTAATCGGTTGATGGAAGAATTGGAAATACCGGGATGGGATATTGATAAGTTACCCGATGATGCGAATGCGATGAGTATGGCTTGGATTGAGCATTTTGCCAATGGGGAGGCGCTTTCGGACGATAGAATTAAGTTTCTTACGGATAGGGCTTTGATACATAAAGAGGTTTTGCAGAAAGCTTTGACGTGA
- a CDS encoding ATP-binding protein produces MLLLGIFIGLGVSICLWVWYNIQFNRYFGRFDYSRRKSFVVGWPYKFSRLKERQQCLEQQLFSLQNLLENAPIGYLQVDEENQLLWCNQQARQMLSLEKWQPGQVRLLLEVVRSYELDRLIEKTRDRYYSQEKEWVFHPSCENAEAMLEQKSVVLRATGLPLPQGQVGVFLENRQQILEISQSRDRAFSDLAHELRTPLTSMRLVVETLQDRVEPSIVRWVNLLLKEVDRLIDLVQSWLDLTRLETNPSTQLNCHPLEIKALINSVWDTLEPIAQRQTVQLSLTGIENIWVNADKSRLHQVFFNLIHNSIKYSPPNGVVRVEVSVNISLENKNQDEPNASPFLEINIIDSGVGFAQEDLPYIFQRFYRGDKARSRSIKGDGDSTLDGSGLGLAIVHQILSAHGGTIKAMNHPQTGGAWLQIHLPQVMAESAVQNYI; encoded by the coding sequence ATGCTGTTACTGGGAATTTTTATAGGTCTAGGGGTAAGTATCTGCTTATGGGTCTGGTACAATATACAGTTCAATCGCTATTTCGGACGTTTTGACTATTCTAGAAGAAAGTCTTTCGTTGTTGGCTGGCCGTATAAATTTTCCAGATTAAAAGAACGGCAGCAGTGCTTGGAACAGCAACTTTTTTCTTTACAAAATTTGCTTGAAAATGCACCTATAGGGTATTTACAAGTTGACGAAGAAAATCAATTGCTATGGTGTAACCAACAAGCTCGTCAAATGCTGTCATTAGAAAAGTGGCAACCCGGACAAGTGCGTTTGTTATTAGAGGTAGTACGTTCTTACGAACTCGACCGTTTAATTGAAAAAACTCGCGATCGCTATTATTCTCAAGAGAAGGAGTGGGTGTTTCACCCCTCTTGTGAGAATGCTGAAGCCATGTTAGAACAAAAGTCAGTAGTTTTACGGGCTACCGGGTTGCCCTTACCTCAAGGTCAGGTAGGAGTATTTCTGGAAAACCGCCAGCAGATATTGGAAATCAGCCAATCACGCGATAGAGCTTTTTCAGACCTCGCCCACGAACTCAGAACGCCCCTAACTTCAATGCGTTTAGTTGTGGAAACTTTACAAGACCGTGTAGAACCATCAATTGTGCGCTGGGTTAACCTTCTTCTCAAGGAAGTTGATCGACTAATTGACTTAGTACAAAGTTGGTTAGACTTGACTCGACTTGAGACAAATCCTTCTACTCAATTAAATTGTCACCCTTTAGAAATAAAAGCGTTAATAAACTCGGTCTGGGATACCTTAGAACCCATAGCGCAACGCCAAACGGTTCAACTCTCTTTAACGGGCATTGAAAATATCTGGGTAAATGCCGATAAATCCAGGCTTCACCAAGTTTTTTTCAACCTAATTCATAACAGTATAAAATACAGTCCTCCTAACGGAGTTGTTAGAGTAGAAGTTAGTGTTAATATATCTTTAGAAAATAAAAATCAAGACGAGCCTAACGCTTCACCATTCTTAGAAATTAATATTATAGATTCCGGTGTCGGCTTTGCTCAAGAAGATTTACCCTATATATTTCAGAGATTTTACCGAGGGGATAAAGCGCGTTCTCGCTCTATAAAAGGAGATGGTGATTCAACTCTGGATGGAAGCGGCTTAGGATTGGCTATTGTTCATCAAATTTTAAGCGCTCACGGGGGAACTATCAAAGCAATGAATCATCCACAAACAGGTGGTGCATGGCTACAAATTCATCTTCCCCAAGTTATGGCAGAATCCGCCGTTCAAAATTATATTTAA
- the pgeF gene encoding peptidoglycan editing factor PgeF → MHTWHWRSWQELPYLSCSLLEQFPHGFFTQQFWSHNLEDMTKILHPEASSYRLKQVHGNKVLTPQEIEHLLTVGGDEVEQVGEKTFAKADGLISEQALQALWTASADCTPVLIGDIKTGQVAAAHAGWRGTAEKIVPQAIYRMQSQGSKLQDLRIAMGPSVEGKVYQVSEDVAAKLGSTLIPEADETDIIKGLQEIDNSPLIADSEPGKVRIDVRQVSAIQLEHLGISPEQISLAPYCTYQNPENFFSHRRAKEGKVQWSGIVSM, encoded by the coding sequence ATGCATACTTGGCACTGGCGCAGTTGGCAGGAATTGCCATATTTGAGTTGTAGTCTGCTCGAACAATTTCCTCACGGCTTCTTTACCCAACAGTTCTGGTCTCACAATCTTGAAGATATGACCAAAATACTTCACCCAGAGGCTTCATCTTACCGTCTCAAGCAAGTACACGGCAATAAGGTTCTCACCCCACAGGAAATTGAACACCTATTAACCGTAGGTGGAGATGAAGTAGAGCAAGTCGGTGAAAAAACCTTTGCCAAAGCAGACGGTTTAATTAGCGAACAAGCTTTACAAGCTTTATGGACTGCGAGCGCAGACTGCACTCCTGTATTAATCGGCGATATAAAAACCGGACAAGTAGCAGCCGCTCATGCAGGATGGAGAGGTACGGCGGAAAAAATAGTTCCTCAAGCCATTTATCGGATGCAGTCTCAAGGAAGCAAGCTCCAAGATTTGAGAATTGCAATGGGACCATCTGTTGAAGGAAAAGTTTATCAAGTATCCGAAGACGTTGCAGCAAAATTGGGTTCGACTTTAATACCAGAAGCAGACGAAACAGACATCATCAAAGGCTTACAAGAGATAGATAATTCTCCCCTAATTGCCGATTCAGAACCTGGAAAAGTCCGTATCGATGTGCGTCAAGTAAGCGCTATACAACTAGAGCATTTAGGAATCAGTCCCGAACAAATTTCCCTCGCACCATATTGTACCTACCAAAATCCAGAAAACTTTTTCTCTCACCGTCGCGCTAAAGAAGGAAAAGTTCAGTGGTCTGGAATTGTCAGTATGTAA
- a CDS encoding response regulator transcription factor, translating into MYTNESTKYAHAADIGQKSRVLVVEDEELIREMLVLALEGEGYEVETATDGRLAVEQLQNFDANNNEAVFDLVILDLMLPQINGLDICRLVRHQGNPVPILMLSAKGSETDRVLGLEVGADDYLSKPFSMRELVARCRALLRRQRLITTTEPPVLNYKEITLYPQECRVLVRGEEVNLSPKEFRLLELFMSYTRRVWSREQLLDQVWGPDFVGDSKTVDVHIRWLREKLEQEPSRPEYIVTVRGFGYRFG; encoded by the coding sequence ATGTATACCAACGAATCCACTAAGTATGCTCACGCGGCTGATATCGGACAAAAGAGTCGTGTTTTGGTAGTAGAGGATGAAGAATTAATTAGGGAAATGCTGGTTTTGGCTTTGGAAGGAGAAGGTTATGAAGTCGAAACTGCTACTGATGGGCGTTTAGCTGTAGAGCAACTCCAAAATTTTGACGCTAATAACAATGAGGCTGTTTTTGATTTAGTTATTTTGGATTTGATGTTGCCTCAAATTAATGGGTTAGATATTTGTAGATTAGTGCGTCATCAAGGAAATCCGGTACCGATCTTAATGTTGAGCGCTAAAGGCAGCGAAACGGATCGCGTTTTAGGTTTAGAGGTGGGAGCAGATGACTACTTAAGCAAGCCCTTTAGTATGAGGGAGTTGGTAGCACGCTGTAGAGCTTTGTTGCGTCGTCAGCGTTTAATTACTACTACCGAACCTCCAGTCTTAAATTACAAAGAAATTACTTTATATCCTCAAGAATGTCGTGTATTAGTTCGCGGAGAGGAAGTAAATTTATCGCCGAAAGAATTTCGCCTGCTAGAATTATTTATGAGCTACACTCGTCGCGTATGGTCGCGAGAGCAGCTGCTCGATCAGGTATGGGGTCCCGATTTTGTTGGAGATAGCAAAACTGTAGATGTTCATATCCGGTGGTTGCGAGAAAAACTAGAGCAGGAGCCTTCCCGTCCCGAATATATTGTTACAGTTCGAGGTTTCGGGTATCGCTTTGGATGA
- the hisA gene encoding 1-(5-phosphoribosyl)-5-[(5-phosphoribosylamino)methylideneamino]imidazole-4-carboxamide isomerase — MQVIPAIDLLNGRCVRLYQGDYEKSEVFGENPADTAKQWVEQGATRLHVVDLDGAKAGKVVNLSAIETIVNAVSIPVEVGGGLRGKESVQQLFNIGVEWAILGTVAVEQPQLVQELAEEFPQKIIVGIDARNGKVATRGWLETSEVLATQLAVQMQEFGAAEIIYTDIHRDGTLSGPNLDALRELAAVVDIPIIASGGVSSVTDLLSLLALEPQGVTAAIVGRALYTGDISLREAVRAVGDGRIQDIPPSGFSTFA; from the coding sequence ATGCAAGTAATTCCAGCAATTGATTTATTAAATGGTCGTTGCGTGCGGCTTTATCAAGGTGACTACGAAAAATCTGAGGTATTTGGCGAAAATCCCGCCGATACTGCTAAACAATGGGTTGAGCAAGGTGCTACGAGGTTACACGTTGTCGATTTAGATGGCGCTAAAGCTGGCAAAGTCGTCAATTTATCGGCAATTGAAACTATTGTGAATGCAGTTTCCATACCTGTGGAAGTTGGTGGTGGGTTACGCGGCAAGGAAAGCGTCCAACAATTATTTAATATTGGTGTGGAATGGGCAATTTTAGGAACTGTTGCGGTTGAACAACCCCAATTAGTGCAAGAACTTGCTGAAGAATTTCCTCAAAAAATTATCGTTGGTATTGATGCTCGTAATGGTAAAGTTGCAACTCGCGGATGGTTGGAAACTTCGGAGGTTTTAGCAACTCAGCTCGCTGTGCAAATGCAGGAATTTGGAGCAGCAGAGATAATTTACACCGATATTCACCGCGATGGTACTCTTAGTGGCCCCAATTTAGATGCTTTACGAGAACTAGCTGCTGTTGTTGATATTCCAATTATTGCTTCTGGTGGAGTCAGTTCGGTGACGGATTTATTGAGTTTGTTAGCGCTCGAACCTCAAGGTGTAACTGCTGCGATTGTCGGACGTGCTTTATATACTGGTGATATCTCTCTTCGGGAAGCAGTAAGAGCGGTAGGTGATGGACGAATTCAAGATATACCACCTAGTGGTTTTTCAACCTTCGCTTGA
- a CDS encoding TIGR03643 family protein, with translation MSKSPELSTETIDRIVEMAWEDRTPFEAIETQFGLSEKEVIAIMRRYMKESSFRMWRKRVTGRNTKHLQKRDFVEGRFKSDNQKT, from the coding sequence ATGAGTAAATCACCAGAATTAAGTACAGAAACTATCGACCGCATAGTTGAAATGGCATGGGAAGATAGGACACCGTTTGAAGCAATTGAAACTCAATTTGGTTTGAGTGAAAAAGAAGTCATTGCTATCATGCGCCGCTACATGAAAGAATCTAGCTTTCGGATGTGGCGTAAAAGGGTTACAGGACGCAATACCAAGCATTTACAAAAGCGCGATTTTGTAGAGGGAAGATTTAAGTCGGATAATCAAAAGACTTGA
- a CDS encoding serine/threonine-protein kinase, translating to MRNEKQRDFSEEIIKKGYEIQRQLAKKAGRRTLLAKDLNSQELVVIKLLAFGNDFSWEDLKLFEREAQTLQTLQHPAIPSYVNYFELDGKSGKTYALVQSYIEGESLEEVLKAKGKLTESEIINIAKYLLEILTYLHRRQPPLIHRDIKPSNIILAEHPYLVDFGSVQTLASKGGQTVTVVGTYGYMPPEQFGGAATAASDLYSLGATLITLATGIQPADLPQEDMRIAFEKVANLTPSFAEWLGWLIEPSLDKRASSAEVALEALETGKLIKAETEKVIQYKRVGTVKLFWHIMWRSLCVGGGVVITAAAIYGTVFFPIIGTYFGAIFGGFVGVPLSIGNGLLVGIITRVFFYPLKNSFYYRRIAVWLSMSICTAAGVIGFSILNAGTSLFGSKHFQVILFSIFVPAVISGLSMGVATKSFARWYDTQSRRKN from the coding sequence ATGAGAAATGAAAAACAACGTGATTTTTCCGAAGAAATTATCAAAAAAGGTTATGAAATTCAGCGACAGTTAGCAAAGAAAGCGGGAAGACGTACTTTATTAGCGAAAGATTTAAATTCTCAGGAATTGGTTGTCATAAAATTACTGGCTTTTGGTAATGATTTTTCTTGGGAAGATTTGAAATTATTTGAACGGGAAGCCCAGACTCTACAAACTTTACAACATCCGGCAATCCCAAGCTATGTTAACTACTTTGAGTTAGACGGAAAGAGTGGCAAAACTTATGCTCTAGTTCAAAGCTATATCGAAGGTGAATCTTTAGAGGAAGTTTTGAAAGCAAAGGGAAAGCTTACGGAATCGGAAATTATAAATATTGCTAAATATTTGTTAGAAATACTGACATATTTACATCGCCGCCAACCGCCTTTAATTCATCGCGATATTAAACCCAGCAATATTATTTTGGCAGAGCATCCTTATTTAGTAGATTTCGGTTCGGTACAAACATTGGCAAGTAAAGGCGGTCAAACCGTAACTGTAGTGGGGACTTACGGTTATATGCCACCCGAACAATTTGGTGGTGCGGCAACTGCGGCTTCCGATTTGTATAGTTTGGGAGCTACGTTAATAACTTTGGCTACGGGTATTCAACCTGCGGATTTACCTCAAGAAGATATGCGGATTGCATTTGAGAAGGTTGCAAATTTGACACCTAGTTTTGCGGAGTGGTTGGGATGGTTGATTGAGCCGAGTTTGGATAAACGTGCTTCGTCGGCAGAAGTTGCACTAGAAGCTTTGGAAACGGGAAAGCTTATTAAAGCAGAAACCGAAAAGGTAATTCAGTATAAGCGAGTTGGTACTGTTAAATTATTTTGGCATATTATGTGGCGCAGTCTCTGTGTGGGAGGTGGAGTTGTTATAACTGCTGCTGCAATTTACGGTACTGTTTTTTTTCCGATAATTGGTACTTATTTTGGAGCAATTTTTGGCGGATTTGTTGGTGTACCTCTAAGCATAGGAAATGGCTTATTAGTAGGAATTATTACTCGTGTGTTTTTCTATCCTTTAAAAAATTCTTTTTATTATCGTCGTATAGCTGTTTGGCTTAGTATGTCGATTTGTACTGCCGCAGGTGTGATTGGCTTCAGCATACTAAATGCAGGTACTTCGTTGTTTGGCTCAAAACACTTTCAAGTAATACTTTTTTCCATATTTGTTCCTGCTGTTATATCTGGATTAAGTATGGGTGTAGCTACTAAATCTTTTGCTCGCTGGTATGATACACAGTCTCGGCGAAAAAATTAA
- a CDS encoding serine/threonine-protein kinase: MVNQILNERYQVQQELGRQTGRRTFLAEDLQTQKKVVIKILLLGQDFDWQDLKLFEREAQTLKTLNHANIPSYLDYFELDYDDDKGFGLVQTYAEGQTLEQHLQAGRTFSEDEVKQLAKSLLEILTYLHQHEPPVIHRDIKPSNILLTNRSGNSAGKVYLVDFGSVQTVAATNGGTITVVGTYGYMPPEQFGGRCVVASDLYSLGATLIFLITGLHPTELPQKDLRIQFRQTANFSEEFADWLEWITEPSVSQRYKSTQEAIKALDNPLPRKKKNLSKQKLEKPPSSEIKLNKYLDNLEIVIPSQGFGFAQIALIALAAPVAIGLFIFTVDEPSVLHPTIFLMQFLALILIVITILWSLFKRTRIQISKNHISSTYELPGFDWKSKIQQIRQNQYKLELTSPHLIEIGVKPVLSLTGKQKKFCISRYGNFTLEELEWLAQEISNYLDIPIS, translated from the coding sequence ATGGTGAATCAAATTTTAAATGAACGCTATCAAGTTCAGCAGGAATTAGGTAGACAAACGGGAAGAAGAACTTTTTTAGCTGAAGACTTACAAACGCAAAAGAAAGTTGTTATTAAAATATTGTTGTTAGGACAAGATTTTGATTGGCAAGATTTAAAGCTATTTGAAAGGGAAGCGCAAACCTTAAAAACTTTGAATCATGCTAATATCCCTAGCTATCTGGATTATTTTGAACTAGATTATGATGACGATAAAGGTTTTGGTTTGGTACAAACTTATGCAGAAGGGCAAACTTTAGAACAACATTTACAAGCAGGAAGAACTTTTAGCGAAGATGAAGTTAAACAATTAGCTAAATCATTACTTGAAATTCTGACTTATTTACATCAACACGAACCACCTGTTATTCACCGCGATATTAAACCCAGTAATATTTTATTAACAAATCGTTCTGGTAATAGTGCCGGAAAAGTTTATTTAGTAGATTTTGGTTCGGTACAAACTGTTGCTGCAACCAATGGTGGGACAATTACTGTAGTTGGAACTTACGGTTATATGCCACCCGAACAATTTGGTGGTAGATGTGTTGTTGCTTCTGATTTATATAGTTTGGGTGCGACTTTAATCTTTTTAATTACGGGTTTGCATCCAACAGAATTACCTCAAAAAGATTTAAGAATTCAATTTCGTCAAACAGCTAATTTTAGTGAAGAGTTTGCTGATTGGTTGGAATGGATAACAGAACCAAGTGTAAGTCAAAGATATAAATCGACGCAAGAAGCAATAAAAGCTTTAGATAATCCTTTACCTAGAAAAAAGAAAAATTTATCAAAGCAAAAATTAGAGAAGCCACCGAGTAGTGAAATTAAATTAAATAAATATTTAGATAATTTAGAAATTGTTATCCCATCTCAAGGTTTTGGATTTGCTCAAATTGCTTTAATTGCTCTTGCTGCTCCAGTAGCTATTGGATTATTTATTTTCACCGTTGACGAGCCATCTGTATTACATCCTACAATTTTTTTAATGCAATTTCTCGCATTAATATTGATTGTAATTACTATACTTTGGTCATTATTCAAACGCACCCGGATACAAATAAGTAAAAATCATATCTCATCTACATATGAACTACCAGGATTTGACTGGAAATCTAAAATTCAACAGATTAGACAAAATCAATATAAATTGGAATTGACATCTCCGCATTTAATCGAAATCGGAGTGAAACCCGTATTATCTTTAACTGGAAAACAAAAAAAATTTTGTATTAGCAGGTACGGTAATTTTACTTTGGAAGAATTGGAATGGTTAGCACAAGAAATTAGTAATTATTTAGATATACCTATTTCTTAG